A region from the Methylocystis iwaonis genome encodes:
- a CDS encoding linear amide C-N hydrolase — translation MQRRAFLTSLISLPFTLKAQELRACSLAFVNDRKLAKIVVRSMDLPVALPERPKFVVFPRGQARTSQASVLPGVKGKIEGVGPDTIGWTSKYGCAAIVSFEGAASDGLNEMGLAAHMLVLDESRLEAPDKRPVLPDTHWAQYVLDNFATVNEVVDAHKEGKFRVAAAWASDLGLTQHLPTHLAVQDPSGDSAIIEYIDGKLVVHHGPEYRVMTNDPPYDQMIERVKQYAPFGGAKPLPGDETAEDRFVRLAAYSKYLPDPKTYREAVAGALSLLRIAQVPFRDSARAPDKGFWGACQTNWVTAADVTNKVYFVSSATAPSLFWLDFKSANFKPSAPVLALDLHDPAIGGDARRFLRRWKAAA, via the coding sequence ATGCAAAGACGCGCATTCTTGACCTCGCTCATCTCCTTGCCTTTTACGCTGAAAGCGCAGGAGCTGCGCGCCTGCTCGCTGGCCTTTGTCAATGACCGCAAGCTGGCGAAGATCGTCGTTCGCTCGATGGACCTCCCTGTCGCTCTGCCGGAGCGGCCAAAATTCGTTGTTTTTCCACGCGGCCAGGCCCGCACGTCACAGGCGAGCGTGCTTCCCGGCGTGAAGGGCAAGATCGAAGGCGTCGGCCCGGATACGATTGGCTGGACCTCCAAATATGGCTGCGCCGCGATCGTCTCCTTCGAAGGCGCCGCCTCGGACGGCCTCAATGAAATGGGCCTTGCGGCGCATATGCTGGTGCTGGACGAAAGCCGTCTCGAAGCCCCGGACAAGCGCCCGGTTCTGCCCGATACGCATTGGGCGCAATATGTTCTCGACAATTTCGCGACGGTGAACGAGGTCGTCGACGCGCATAAGGAAGGCAAGTTCCGCGTCGCCGCCGCATGGGCGAGCGACCTCGGCCTGACGCAGCACCTGCCCACGCATCTTGCCGTGCAAGACCCCTCGGGCGACTCGGCGATCATCGAATATATCGACGGAAAGCTCGTCGTTCATCACGGCCCCGAATATCGCGTGATGACCAATGATCCGCCCTATGACCAGATGATCGAGCGCGTGAAGCAATATGCGCCCTTCGGCGGAGCCAAGCCGCTGCCGGGCGACGAGACGGCGGAGGATCGTTTCGTCCGGCTCGCCGCTTACTCGAAATATCTGCCCGATCCGAAGACTTACCGGGAGGCGGTCGCCGGCGCGCTGTCGCTGCTGCGCATCGCGCAAGTTCCCTTCCGCGATTCCGCCCGCGCGCCCGACAAGGGTTTCTGGGGCGCCTGCCAAACAAATTGGGTCACGGCCGCCGACGTCACCAACAAGGTTTATTTCGTCAGCAGCGCGACGGCGCCGAGCCTGTTTTGGCTCGATTTCAAGAGCGCCAATTTCAAGCCGAGCGCGCCAGTGCTTGCTCTCGATCTGCACGATCCGGCGATCGGCGGCGACGCACGGCGCTTCCTGCGGCGGTGGAAAGCGGCTGCGTGA